Proteins encoded in a region of the Bicyclus anynana chromosome 27, ilBicAnyn1.1, whole genome shotgun sequence genome:
- the LOC112046148 gene encoding uncharacterized protein LOC112046148 isoform X2 gives MDHINIKREPDDEQVRFEYQVKVEPLDVMGASGDFTTPPSGDIETPQTNGSLATPHSTSHSTGGPDTLNTANLKTCLHCGRSVRRRPFHPLNTDSERETRVYNVISQWLSPVKVELSTSCICHPCWKKADKASQEDLATSTSQPPTHNHTNHSNSIALPNYCRAIATSSRCFVRGCQKTDRSRVTDSLRKKILDKYNYYIPQNNRLCKVHEKDQSWVLRDKEDGNSLNVFTAVHIQDMFSLSSVRI, from the exons ATGGATCATATTAATATCAAACGTGAACCAGACGATGAACAA GTGCGCTTTGAATACCAAGTGAAGGTAGAGCCACTGGATGTCATGGGCGCTTCCGGGGATTTCACAACACCCCCCAGCGGGGATATTGAAACACCCCAAACTAATGGGAGTCTTGCAACACCCCACAGTACATCACATTCAACTGGGGGTCCCGATACACTTAATACTGCAAATCTAAAGACCTGTTTGCACTGTGGGAGATCAGTCCGGCGGAGGCCCTTCCACCCCCTCAACACTGACTCGGAGCGTGAAACTCGGGTTTATAATGTTATAAGCCAATGGTTGAGTCCTGTCAAA GTGGAACTATCAACTAGTTGCATATGCCACCCGTGTTGGAAAAAAGCAGACAAAGCGAGCCAGGAAGACCTCGCAACCAGCACATCGCAACCACCAACACACAACCACACCAACCACAGCAACAGCATTGCACTACCAAACTATTGCCGAGCCATAGCAACATCATCCAGATGCTTCGTCAGAGGATGTCAGAAGACTGACAGAAGTCGAGTGACAGACTCTTTGAGGAAAAAGATTCTAGACAAATACAACTATTATATACCGCAGAACAATAGGTTGTGTAAGGTGCACGAGAAGGATCAGTCGTGGGTGCTTCGGGACAAGGAAGATGGCAACAGTTTGAATGTGTTCACAGCTGTCCATATACAAGATATGTTTTCATTGTCTTCTGTGAGAATAtaa